In Mongoliitalea daihaiensis, one DNA window encodes the following:
- the ispG gene encoding (E)-4-hydroxy-3-methylbut-2-enyl-diphosphate synthase: MHTKDLLESIKYCNSLTQYSRRKTIPVKVGDVIIGGDNPIVVQSMTTVDTMDTMGSVEQCIRMIEAGCQLIRITAPSIKEAENLREIRKELRARGYQAPLVADIHFTPNAAEIAAKIVEKVRINPGNYADKKKFEVIEYTDESYQEELDRIRERFLPLVKICKEHGTAMRIGTNHGSLSDRIMSRYGDTPLGMVESALEFLRICEDENFHDIVISMKSSNTQVMVQAYRLLVQKLEEGGFKPYPLHLGVTEAGDGEDGRIKSAVGIGALLEDGLGDTVRVSLTEDPEFEPPVAQALVDRYKVRASHVPIQEIKNYPITPFEYNKRESLEVFNFGGGNVPRVITDISILPAITEKEVKAVGHFYLPELDKWKMNDQGADYVYSGKNPIPFMLPNGMKEIQDYAVWQSVEDKTNKFPLFTFEEFKQAEEAHYGLNFLTIADTAIAEAIPFLQDRKDVVVILSSDNFHNLPALRRAFVTMMEHHLLLPVVVKVDYPVQESDKTMLHAATDVGGLLIDGLGEGICIGAAAYAEAERSEKEAQIKLHNSVSFGVLQAARTRMSKTEYISCPSCGRTLFDLQETTAMIRKRTDHLKGVKIGIMGCIVNGPGEMADADYGYVGSGKGKITLYKGKEVMKKSVPSEKAVDELIEIIRKDGMWIEPEV, from the coding sequence ATGCACACCAAGGACCTTTTAGAAAGCATCAAGTATTGTAATAGCCTGACACAGTACTCGCGTAGAAAAACCATTCCAGTCAAAGTAGGAGATGTCATCATCGGTGGAGATAATCCCATCGTGGTACAATCCATGACGACGGTGGACACCATGGATACCATGGGTTCAGTGGAGCAATGCATCCGCATGATTGAGGCGGGCTGTCAGCTGATCCGGATTACTGCGCCGAGTATTAAAGAGGCTGAAAATCTCCGTGAAATCAGGAAAGAGTTACGTGCTAGGGGATATCAAGCTCCCTTAGTTGCAGATATTCATTTTACTCCCAATGCGGCAGAAATTGCAGCTAAGATTGTGGAAAAAGTCCGTATCAATCCGGGAAATTATGCGGATAAAAAGAAGTTTGAAGTGATTGAATATACAGATGAAAGCTATCAGGAGGAGTTAGACCGGATTCGGGAGCGATTCCTTCCTTTAGTTAAAATCTGCAAGGAACATGGTACAGCCATGAGAATCGGTACCAATCATGGTTCTCTTTCGGATAGAATCATGAGCCGCTATGGGGATACCCCGCTGGGTATGGTGGAGTCTGCTTTAGAGTTTTTACGCATTTGTGAAGATGAAAATTTTCATGACATTGTAATATCCATGAAATCATCTAACACACAAGTGATGGTGCAAGCCTATCGTTTGTTAGTTCAAAAGTTAGAAGAAGGTGGTTTTAAACCTTATCCTTTGCATTTGGGTGTGACCGAGGCAGGTGATGGAGAAGATGGAAGAATCAAATCTGCAGTAGGTATTGGAGCGCTTTTAGAAGATGGATTGGGTGATACAGTCCGTGTTTCTTTGACAGAGGATCCTGAGTTTGAACCACCAGTTGCCCAAGCGTTGGTTGACCGTTATAAGGTCAGGGCTTCACATGTACCGATCCAAGAAATTAAAAACTATCCTATCACGCCTTTTGAGTACAATAAACGGGAGAGTTTGGAGGTATTCAACTTTGGTGGAGGCAATGTGCCAAGGGTGATCACAGATATTTCCATTTTGCCCGCTATCACGGAAAAAGAAGTGAAAGCTGTTGGTCATTTCTACTTACCAGAATTGGACAAGTGGAAAATGAACGATCAGGGAGCAGATTATGTGTATTCGGGAAAAAATCCGATTCCTTTCATGTTACCAAATGGGATGAAAGAAATTCAAGATTATGCGGTGTGGCAATCTGTGGAGGATAAAACCAACAAGTTCCCGCTTTTTACATTCGAAGAGTTCAAGCAAGCAGAAGAAGCTCATTATGGGTTGAATTTTCTCACAATCGCCGATACTGCTATAGCGGAAGCAATCCCCTTTTTGCAAGACCGAAAAGATGTAGTCGTTATTTTGAGCAGTGATAATTTCCACAATTTACCTGCGCTTCGGAGAGCTTTTGTGACTATGATGGAGCACCACTTATTACTTCCTGTGGTTGTAAAGGTGGATTACCCAGTACAGGAAAGCGACAAGACCATGTTACATGCAGCTACAGATGTAGGGGGATTATTGATTGACGGATTGGGAGAAGGTATCTGTATAGGTGCTGCTGCTTATGCGGAAGCTGAACGATCAGAGAAAGAAGCTCAAATCAAATTGCATAACTCGGTTAGTTTTGGTGTGTTGCAAGCTGCCCGTACTCGTATGTCTAAAACTGAGTATATCTCATGTCCTTCTTGTGGACGAACACTCTTCGATTTGCAGGAAACTACCGCTATGATCCGAAAAAGAACAGACCATTTAAAAGGGGTGAAAATTGGAATCATGGGTTGTATTGTCAACGGTCCAGGTGAAATGGCCGATGCAGATTATGGGTATGTCGGTTCTGGAAAAGGAAAAATTACCCTTTATAAAGGAAAAGAAGTCATGAAAAAGTCTGTTCCTTCTGAAAAAGCAGTAGATGAATTGATTGAAATTATCCGTAAGGATGGCATGTGGATCGAACCGGAGGTGTAA
- a CDS encoding SDR family oxidoreductase translates to MPQSILVTGGTKGIGRAIVERFAREGYDIYTCARNAADLAAMEQELTEKYPSVQLFTMQADLSKMEEVKAFAEAVKAKTVPDILVNNTGIFLPGSIYNEPEGNFELMMQTNLFSAYHLTRAFANDMIERKSGHIFSIGSIAGITAYANGGSYAISKWAMLGFTKCLRQELKDFNIRVTSILPGATYTASWEGVELPVERFMKAEDVAEAVWGAFNLSAYSVVEEMIIRPQLGDL, encoded by the coding sequence ATGCCGCAATCAATTCTCGTTACTGGTGGTACCAAAGGCATAGGCCGAGCCATTGTTGAGCGATTTGCCCGAGAGGGTTACGATATTTATACTTGCGCTAGAAATGCTGCTGATTTGGCAGCCATGGAGCAGGAGCTTACTGAGAAATATCCTTCAGTTCAACTTTTTACGATGCAAGCTGATTTATCTAAAATGGAAGAAGTCAAAGCTTTTGCTGAAGCTGTGAAAGCGAAGACGGTTCCTGATATTTTGGTAAACAACACAGGTATTTTTCTTCCTGGGTCAATCTATAATGAGCCCGAGGGAAATTTCGAGTTGATGATGCAGACCAATCTATTTTCAGCATACCATTTGACAAGAGCTTTTGCTAATGACATGATCGAGCGGAAGTCTGGACATATCTTTTCGATTGGGTCGATAGCTGGAATTACAGCTTACGCCAATGGGGGGTCTTACGCGATTTCCAAATGGGCAATGCTTGGATTTACCAAATGCTTGAGACAAGAATTGAAAGATTTTAATATTCGAGTGACCTCCATCCTTCCAGGAGCCACGTATACCGCAAGTTGGGAAGGAGTAGAATTGCCAGTGGAGCGATTTATGAAAGCAGAGGATGTGGCAGAAGCTGTGTGGGGTGCGTTCAACCTTTCTGCCTATTCAGTTGTTGAAGAAATGATCATTAGACCTCAATTAGGAGATTTATAA